Part of the Pseudobacteriovorax antillogorgiicola genome is shown below.
TACCCGACATGCGCTTTCAATTGGAAGTGCAGGCTGTCAATCAGGATGAACAAAGGGCTGTCATTGGTATGGTCTTACGAGACGGCCCTATCGAAGTTGCTGGCTTGGATAGCATTCGCGACGTTCTCAAGAAGACAGGCTTTTTTGCGTTTGTGGGCCATGTCTTGGAAGAGAGATCCAAACACTTTTTTCCTGTGGATCAAGTGGGAGATCTTCGCTTCTTCACCCAAGCTGGTAGCTTTCAACAGGCTCATTACCTCCTAAACCGAAGCCTCAGGCAGAGAGTCCTGGAGACTATCGAACACCATGTGCCCCAACCTCAGGTCATACTTGACCTTTACTGCGGCAGTGGCAATTTTACCTTGGCGCTAGCTAAAAAGTTTCCCAAGGCTCGTGTCATCGGCATCGAAGGCTCGGGGCCGTCTTTGGATAACGGACGTTTCAGTGCCGAGGAAGCCGGGATCACAAATATTACTTGGCACAAGGGAAAGGTTGAGAACCAGGTTCGCAAAGCGCGACGTGAAGGTGAAAGCTGCGATGTAATCATCGCGGATCCTGCGCGAGACGGAATGGGTCGCTGGAGTGGTGTGCTGCGAGAACTTGAGGCTAAAGTTTTGGTCTATGTGAGCTGCGACCCGCAGTCGTTTGCTGCTGATACTCGCTATCTCACACGGAAGCAAGGTTTTGTGCTTCGCCAGCTTACTGCTGTAGATATGTTCCCTGGTACCCATCACGTAGAGACGATAGCTGTATTTTGCCCGCCATCTATACCTTAGATCCTATAGTCAAGAGTCATAATCCAGCGATTCTTCTGAAGATAAGGGAGTTGCAATAGGAAAAAATGAGATAGTCTTCCCATAAAGTCAGGGGGCTTTACACCGAAGCCTCTACATATTGACTTAACAATCACTGCGAGGAAGCCTGTGCGAAATTTAATTCAAGCTATAAGTTTTATAGTTTCACTAACGCTTCTAGCATCTAGTTCTTACAGTAAAGAGTACGTAATCGGTGTCGAATCCCTTGAGTACCGCCCGCACTACTTCACTAGTAGCAACGGAAGCTTTTTAGGCTTTTCAAGAGAGGTCTTAGATCACTTTGCGGAGAAGATGAACGTTAAGCTGACTTTTATGTCCTTTCTATGAGAAGTAACGTTTTCAACAGTAATTCAACCCTAGTCTAGTAGATGCATGATTTCAGTGAGATACGCAATATTTTGAAGCTTGTTATAATAGCCGTACACACTTTTTATAGGGTGGTGTCTA
Proteins encoded:
- the rlmD gene encoding 23S rRNA (uracil(1939)-C(5))-methyltransferase RlmD encodes the protein MQENLHESQSEFIELSVERMASSGRGIAVHNGETFFIQGTVPGDQVLVEAMPSRGRYRDARIRSWISRSADRKTHPCAHHQQCGGCPWLDVDPDQQMEWKRAALVSNLERNSGLDRWPSIGTMQGDQLAGTRQRLRLRGVSYQGRLEWGYLAAGTRDFIAIDTCLLAESAIRDLIKSLPRESSLPDMRFQLEVQAVNQDEQRAVIGMVLRDGPIEVAGLDSIRDVLKKTGFFAFVGHVLEERSKHFFPVDQVGDLRFFTQAGSFQQAHYLLNRSLRQRVLETIEHHVPQPQVILDLYCGSGNFTLALAKKFPKARVIGIEGSGPSLDNGRFSAEEAGITNITWHKGKVENQVRKARREGESCDVIIADPARDGMGRWSGVLRELEAKVLVYVSCDPQSFAADTRYLTRKQGFVLRQLTAVDMFPGTHHVETIAVFCPPSIP